The stretch of DNA TCCGATTTTAATTTTTCCATCCACGATGGCAATTGTCGCTGGAACTGCTCCATTATCGCGGATAATTTGTTCCACTTCGCGTGCTGTTTGAACGTTTTGTGGATAAGGCATACCGTGAGAAATAATCGTAGATTCTAAGGCAACAATTGGCTGTCCTTGTTCTTTTGCAATACGTACTTCTTCTGATAATTCAATATATTGATTCATAATAATTCCTCCATGTCTTTTTGTAATTGAACTGCGGATAATTCTTGCCGGACTGTATAAGGAGATTGCAATGTTTTTGAAGCATTCATACTTCCAGCCTTGGCAATTTCGTTTAGTGTCTTACCCTCTAACCATGAGTAAATAACGGCGGAGGAAAACGCATCTCCCGCTCCCGTTACATCCACAACTTCTTTAACTTCAATAGAAGGAACATGAAAGATTCCCTCTTCCTTATTCCCAACCATTGAGCCTTTTTTTCCATTGGTTATCACCACATTAGAAATCCCTAATGAAAGCCATTTATCAATCGCATTTTTCCATTCCTCTTCATTTCCGATTGCTATATTAAAGTAAGTTTCAGATTCATCTCGGTTGGTGATGAGCCAGGTAACACCATCTAAATCATCGGGTAATCGACTCATCTTTGGTGATGAAACGGGTATGAGAACAATCGGTAAATGATGATTTTTAGCGAATTGACACAAGAATTGGATGGTTTCTTTTGGACAGTTTAAATCGACGATAATACATTTTGATCGGCTTAAAAGTGAATCATTTTTTAAAAGTAAGTCAGGTGTGATTGCCTCATACACTTCCATATCCGCTAACGCGATAATTAATTCTCCGTTAACATCTAATACAGCCGTATAGGAACCTGTTGATTTTTCAGGAAATTGGGTCACCGTATCCAAGTTCATGTAAAGAGAGGATGATTCTGCAATGAATGACCAATCGCTATCAAGCCCGCTTGTGGATATTAGTGACACTTCCATCCCAAGCCTCCCAAGGTTTTCGGCAATATTTCGCGCCACCCCGCCTGCATTTTGAGTGGTGTATATGGGATTAGAAGTTCCTAACTGAGCTTTCTCTTTAACATGAAATTTACGGTCTATATTTGCCCCGCCGATACAAATAACAGGTTGAGTTTCACTTAAAATATAAGCCCTGCCTAATATATTTCCCTTTTTAATTAAACCGGAAATCAAATTTGCGATAGAAGGACGAGATAATCCTAATATTTCCGCGAGCTCTTGTTGAGAAACGTAAGGATTCTTACGTATTAAATCCAAAATTATTTGTTCTTTTTCATTCATTTTTTCAGGCATAAAATCACGCACCCATTACACTGATTTTCACTACTTATTGTGGATTAAAGGTGTTCAATTCTTCCCTTGTTTCAGGAACTTTTACCGTACCTGATTTAATCTTTTCAACCCATTCATTAACGGATGCATCAATCTCTGCTTTGTTTGCGGCATTTGCATTAATAGCTGCTAAGCCAACACCGTCTTCTGCTAAACCGAATAATGCCACTTCACCACCAGGGAAATTACCCTCTTTTGTTTTAGTCGCAAGATTCTTTACCGCTACATCCACTCGTTTTAATGCTGAAGTAAGAACAACATCTGGCCCCATGTCAGCTTGGTCACGGTCTACACCAATCACCCAAAAATCTTTGTCAGGATCGTTCGTCTTTCTATCATTGGCTTCCTTGAATATACCGACACCCGTTGCACCTGATGCGTGGAAGAGGACGTCTGCTCCTGAAGAATACATTTTCGAAGCGATTGCTTGTCCAACTTCAGCCTTGTCAAATGCCCCTGCATATTGAACATCCACTTTCACCTCTGGTTTAGCCGCTTTCACACCAGCTATGAAACCAAGTTCGAACCGTTCAACAACCGGAATTTCCATACCGCCAATAAAACCAATATGGTTAGACTTTGTTGTTTTCGCCGCTGCTATACCAGCAAGGAATCCTGCTTCCTGTTCTTTGAAGAGAATACTTGCAACGTTTGGCAGTTTTACTTCAGCATCAACGATAGCAAATTTAGCATCTTTTTGTTGATTGGCAATCTCCTCAACGGCTGCAGGCATTAAGAATCCAATCGCGTATACTAAGTCAAATCCTTCCCTTACGAGCCTATTTAAGTTTGTTGTATAATCGGCATCCGAATTGGATTGAAGGTAGTCATAGCCATCTTTACCTTTTTGCAAGCCATTTTCATTGCCGAAATTCTCAAGACCTTCCCATGAAGACTGGTTAAATGATTTGTCATCAACACCACCGATATCAGTTACCATTGCTACAGAGAAATTATTTTTACTATCTGCACCTTTGGCTGTACTCTCATCACTTTTCCCACAAGCTCCTAATAGTGTACCTGCTGCAAGAACAAGTGCCAGTCCCATTCCAACATTACGTTTCTTCAAAATAAGTTCCCCCTTATGATGTCGTGATATAAACTTTTGTTTAAAATTAAAACTTATGTTTATATATTACCTCTATTTTGAGATGTGGTCAACTCATTTTGTTTAAATCGTACATCTTTTAAAAGAATGTAAAAAAATAACGACATGTTAGCACCACCTGAGGTACTGTAGTGATGCCTGATAAAATTTTTTTCTAGGTCAGTATGGAGGCTAATTTTCCTTTTTTACTATATAATTGGTTCTAAAATATTTATGAGTCTTTATACACATAATAAGAGGAGCTTTTTTTATGAATCAGGAATTTCTATATATTATTATCATCATTGCCTTCGGGTATCTATTAAAGAAGTTAAATATATTACAAGAAAAAGACGGAGAAGTGATTTCAAAAATTATTTTTAAAATCACGCTTCCCGCCTTAGTTCTTGTAACCTTCGATTCAGTAAAAATAGAAACATCTCTAATATTGTTACCCGTAATTGTCCTTGTTTATGGAATCATTACCGCATTGCTAGGCTTATTCTTTTTTAAAAATGAAGAAAGAGAGCTTAAGGGCTCTCTTCTCATGCTTTCTTCCGGATTTAATGTTGGCTTATTCGCATTTCCATTAGTTTATGCCATTTGGGGCATAGAGGGGTTAACCTATTTCAGTATGTTCGATGTGGGAGCATCGTTTGTTGTCTTTGGAATTTCTTTTATTTTAGGGAGTTATTTTTCAGCAGAAGGTCTTACTCTTAATCCATTGGAAATTCTAAAAAAACTGTGCAAGTCTATTCCGTTAATGACTTACATTATTGCTAGTATTTTGAATTTTAGCCACATCCAATTACCAGATACGATTATTAATGTTGCCAGTACAATCTCAGGAGCAAATATACCATTATCATTGTTATTATTAGGACTCTTCTTAAATTTTAAGTTTGACAAACAATTCATTAAGCCGATGTTGAAATTTTTAACTTTCCGGTATGGTTTAGGTCTTACCGTTGGTTTAGTCTTATACTTTATCCTTCCATACGATATCATGCTTCGATCTACCATTCTGATAGGATTGTTACTTCCTGTTGCAGCATCAGCCTTAACATTTGCAGTTGAATTTAGATATAGCAGCACCAGTACCCGTTTCATTGCTACTATGTCAAATATTACGATATTAGTTAGTATTGTTATTTTATATATTTTTGCGAATTTTATCCTGTAAACCTTTTTATTGACTTTCTTAATAAATCGGTTTAATATAACAAAAGTAAATTGAATCATAAAAAAATCATTTGTTCGTGGACTTTTCTAGAGATCATTCTCTATTTTCGCCACACAGCTAAATCTAGAGCTGTGTGGCTTTTTTATGTTCTAATGATGAAAGGGGTAGAAAAAAATGAAAACTTGGCATTACGCACTACTTGTTTTATTAGGGGGATGCTGTTACGGAGCATTATCAACTTTTGTAAAACTAGCTTATTCTGCTGGTTTTACCAGCGCTGAGGTAACAGGAAGTCAATTCTTAATGGGGACTCTATTAATCTGGTTAGTAGCGCTATTTTCGAAAAAGAAAAAACTTACAATGCCGAAAATAGGTAAATTACTTATTTCCGGTATCCCACTTGGTTTAACAAGTCTATTTTATTACCAATCATTGCAATCACTTAACGCTTCACTTGCCATCATCTTTCTTTTTCAATTTGTTTGGATTGGCAGCTTATTTGAATGGTTTTTTTATAAAAAGAAACCAACGATGGGGAAACTTATTTCCATAGGCATTTTGGTTATTGGTTCCATTTTCGCCTCAGGAATTATTGCAGAAGGCAGTGGGGAAATGTCATGGCAGGGAACGCTTTGGGGAATGCTTTCTGCGATCACCTATACCACTTTTATCTTTGTTAGCAGTAGTGTGGAAAAAGATACACCTGTTGTTCAAAAAAGTGCTTTATTTACTACTGGGGGTATGATTACAGTTTTCATTCTAAGCCCACCAACACAGTTGCTCCATTTACCAGTCTTAATGGAAATTGCACCGTACGGTTTTTATCTTGGATTATTAGGGGTAGTCTTACCGCCACTTTTATTTACAATCGGTATGCCTTATGTTGGACCAGGTCTTGGGACTATCTTGACGTCCTCGGAACTTCCTATAGCGGTTATATTATCGTCCCTAGTCTTATCCGAACAGGTTAGTGCTTCACAATGGCTCGGGGTGATATTAATATTGGGTGGAATTGTAGTAGGAAATTTGAAAATATCTAAAAAGAAAATGAAGAAGTATGCAGTTTTGGAAAAGGAATCAACCACTTAAGAATTAATTGCCAGGCACCTTCAAGGAAAATGAGGGTGCCTGGCACTTTTTGGTGGTAAGGTTCTCACTATCGCACCAGAAACAGACGTTCAAGTTCCTCTTTCTCGTACTCCGAAAGGATCTTCTCTGCCAACGGAAATAGCACTTTTTCTTCTTTAGCGAAGTGCTGTGTTAAGGTAGCATAAGCTTGGACAGCGTATACTGTAATCCATTGCGCAGCGTTTTCATCCATGGAGTTTCCTGCCTGTTCAGCTTCAGTTAAAAAATCTTGCAGATGCTGCTCCGCCTTCTCATGTTCTTGTTCCATTACTTCGATTGTTTTGTCATTCTCATTAAGGCGGCGAGCCATCATTGGGAACAACCCTTCATCCTCACGTTTGGAATGTGCATTTAGCTCAATCGCGAAAGCTGATACCCGTTCATGCAATTTCGCAAACAATTGAACGACAGCAAGACCCGATTCAAATTCAATTTCTTCAGTGATTTCATAGAAATGATCCATGTCTTTCCTAAGCGACACATGCTCGTCCATTAATTGTTGTAAGGGAGCACATAATACAATGTTTGAAGATTCTATTGTCAAATCTCTCGTCTCCTTCTCTCCTATATACCAAACATCCATGATTGTTTCATAGTAATTCTTCTTACATCATACGCCAAATGTGCCAATGATTTTGTGATGACCATCACATAAAAACTGCCGGTTAGACAATGGCAATGAACGAAGATAATACACCCGTAATATGTTAAAAAGCACCTTCCTAGTCGGAAGGTGCCTCTATTTTCAACAATTTAGGGATTGGCATGTGCTCTTTGATATCATTTTAATCATTTCCTCAACTAGAGAAGGAACTTCTTCGAATGCGCTTTTCATGTGCAGCCGCTCTGTCCGTTTATGGGCATCCTTTCCAAAAGGACCGACATTTAAGACAGGTGCACGCAGCTGGGTCATTGCATCAAAAGGTATGCAATAACTGCTTCCCCATACTGGCGTATTTCCTTTAAAGGCAGTCCACCCTTCCCCTTCATCCTGGTAGTTAACATAGCTTAAGTCACTTATACCATTGAAATAATGAACCTGTTTTACAGGTAAATGAAATTTTTCTTGTCCTTTTTCCTTAATAAATTCGACACAACTCTTAACGAGGTCATCTTTAGAAGAATTTACCGCCGGATAATAGGGAGGTGCATAGATTAAGACAATGGCAGGTGCCAGCTCCTGGCATTCTATCATCAGACTGTCAGCTATCCGCAATGATTTCTCTCGGTCATCCCATTTAGGATTAGCCTGAACTTGAGCCTTTATCTCCTCCACAAACTGGTGGCCAAACTTACGAATCGTATGAGTTTGTAAATCCTCATAACGCAAAACACGTACTTCACCAATCGGCTCCACGGACTGTTTCAAACAAACCTCTTTATATGCCTGATTGCATGCCCCAGCTGAATCTATGGCAACTCTTTCAAATATCTCCATGATTTCTTCAGCATTCCTTTTCATTAAAAACACGTTGTACAATGCTGCAGAACGATATGGCGTTTGAGTTGAATATTCAAGCCGTAAGTCTTTTTGCTGAAGGGTAACTGGTAGCGGCGTGGTTTCACCGTTCACTTTTTCCTGGAGGCTCATATTCCACTCCATCCGCTGCGTCAAAAATGAAGCAATATATGGTGCAGTAATGCCACTTAGCGGTTCGCCTACATGTGTTTCTTTTCCATAGAAAAGCGCGGAAGGCATGATTTTTCCTATCGACCCGGAATAAACATAAAAGCTTCTGTCTCCAGGTTCCTGAGTAAATACCGGCTCTCCATTTAGGAACAGTTTATAGCTTATATTATGCTTGTCTTTTAATTCCAGGAGTTTCGTAACAGCTGCCCGCATTCCTGATGAATTCACCTCTTCATCAGGTACTGTCAGCAGAAGAAGATTAATCGGCCATTTCTCAACCGTTGCTTTTTCCAATAATCCCATATGCATGGCGAGCCCCATCTTCATGTCCATAGTGCCCCGTCCAAACAAATATTCACCAGATTTGAGATCCTTTTGTGCATCAACTTGCAGCTCATCAATTCTATTTAATAGTAATTTCGTCAATTCTTCGGGCTGGTAGGCATATTCCTCCAGGTCCCCATACTCTTCTGTATTTACTGTATCAAAATGACTTAGTAAAACAATCGTTTCCTCTGTATCTCCCTTATATAAACCTGTTAAGAACCGCCGCCCCATATCAGCCTCATGTAGTCCCAAATGGCTGGGATTCTCCTGAAAATATTGCAATTCCTGAAGTTTAGCTTGAACCTTGCCAGGAAACTCCCGCTCCCCCTCAGTTAACGTCATACTTCTCCAGCTTACCAATTCACACAATAACCCCCGCAGCCTATCCGGTGTTCCCCACCTAAGATGTTCCATAATTCATTACCCCTTTACATTCCAATTCCAATTATGCCCTTACAAATGGAGTGTCCGCCTGAGGTGGACACTGTCCACGAGCGGTGCCTGTCACCATTGTTTTTATCCTTTTAAATTCGAATCTGCATTTGCTTTGTTTTGTTTGTTTTTGATGTAGTAGAAGATATAGCATATTGCTAGGAATCCTAGTCCGATGAGGAGCCCTATTAGCTGTGTCGGGTCAAATGCCAGGAATATTAGGATAGATACGCAGAATACGATACATACGATCGGGATTAATGGATAAAATGGTACTTTGTATTCCAGATCCTCTAGTTTTCCACCCCCACGAAGGTACTTACGTCGGAACATTAACTGCGACAGGGCAATACCAATCCAGGAAATGGTCACGGAAATACCGGCAACAGACATCAAGAGAACGAATACCGTATCTGCGGCAATAAAACTTGTCAGTAGTGATAATAGCGAGAAGATCATCGTAAAAACAAGAGCTGTAAAGGGAACCTTCCGTTTTGAAAGTTTTCCTAACACTTTTGGAGCCATTCCCTCATGAGCCATGGCCCACAAAAGACGGGTGGATGCATAAATACAAGAGTTCCCCACTGATAATATCGCTGTCAGGATAACAAAGTTCATGATATCCGGTGCGAAAGGAATTCCAGCCAAATCCATTAAAGTAACGAATGGGCTCTCAAGTAACCCGAGTTCCTCGGATGGAAAAATTGCTGATAAGATAATAATAGAGGCCAAATAAAAGACAATGATTCTAAATAACACATTGCGAATTGCACGAGGGATATTCTTAGAGGGCTCTTCACTCTCTCCGGCAGCAATCCCAATTAATTCAGATCCCTGGTAAGAAAAAATAACATTCATCATCGTCACAAAGAGAATCGCAATTCCGGCTGGAAATAGACCAGATGGAGCTAGATTGTCTAATAATGGGGCAGGTCTGCCTTCAAGAGGAATAATTCCAAATATGGCTCCGGCACCAATAATAATAAAGAAGATAACAGCTAATACCTTTATACCAGCAAACCAGTATTCCGCCTCTGCGAAACCTCTTGTTGTTAAGGCATTAAGTCCGAATAATAGCAGGATAAAGACTGCACACCATATCCAAACGGAAACATCAGGGAACCACCTTTGCATGAGGATACCGGCTGCTGTGAACTCTACACCTGCCGTAGTGGCCGACCCGATAAAGTACATCCATCCTAAAGAAAATCCGGCAGAAGGGCTAATGAATTTACTTGCATAGGTCTGAAAAGAACCTGTTACAGGCATATGGACGGCGAGCTCTCCTAGGCAGACCATAACGAGGTACAAAATGATTCCGCCAAATATATACCCAACAAGTGCACCGCCCGCTCCAGACTGGTTAATTGTATAACCAGCATTTAAAAACAATCCCGTTCCAATAACTCCCCCTAATGAAAGCATAAATAAATGCCTGCGCTTCATGGAACGGTTTAATTGATTTTCCTGACTCACCTGATTAACTGTTTCCATTACCTCTCCCACCTCTCTTAAAATAGCTTTACCCCTCTATTTAATTAAAATCGCAGTGACAAGCAGCTTAATCCCCCGTCCTGTTTACGAAACTCTGACATCTCGAGTTCAATCGTTTGATAGCCTGCTTCATTAATTTTTTGTTTTGTTACAGGATAACCTGCAGGTATGATGACATAATCATTCACACGAATACAATTTGCAGCGTATTCTTCTTCAGGAGGAACAACTATTTTTTGATAGTTATTAAACTCCGGATGATCAATAAACTCCCCTGCGACAACAATCGTCTGATTACCTAAATAGGTAATACCTGTTTTTAAATGAAAGAATTTTTCCAACTCAATAATAGTACTTTTGTATCCTTCTAATTTTAAAATTGTTTTTAATTGCACGGCACCATCATGGTTAGTTCTGGCAGAAATTCCTATATAAAAATGATCTTCAATTTGCAGGATATCTCCCCCATCAAGCGTTCCCGGTGCCTTAATATAATAAATAGATTCATAGAAAGACTGGATTACAGGTTCCATTTCATGGATTTCTCCATTCCGTGAAAGTGCTCCTGGATTAGAGATGACAGCAAACTTTGGAGTCAGTACCGCTGTATCTTCTACAAAAGTTGAATCCGGAAACTCGATATTACTAGGGAGAATAGTTACCTCTGTTCCACATTTCTTTAACGCCTCAATATACGCTTGATGCTGATCCAATGCTTTTTCAAAAATAGGTCTTCCTAAATCGGAAGTGGTTAAGCCATTAATATAGCTTTCACTCGGTATTTTAACAATCGTATTATTAAACAAGGTCTTATCCTCCTTTTTTATACTCTTACTACTGGACATGTAAGACATGTTGGTCCCCCCGTTCCCAAATAAGATATTTCATTTCCTTCATATTCATAGACAGTTGCTCCCGCTTCAAGCAGGTGCCCCTTTGTTGACGGATTCCCCGAAACCATTACGCAGACTCTTGGTGCTAATGCAAGAACATTGCAGCCAAGCAGGTGGTACTCTTCATCAGGTACCTCTATTAATTGAAAGCCTCGCTTGATTAGCAGCTGCCGAAGGAATACCGGCATGAGTCTTGAATAAACTACTGCCAGATCTTCGTCTACAATACTAATAAATGACATAAGATGAAGACATTCTTCTTCCCCCTGGTCATGAGGCAATTGAACAACGATACATTCGTCAACCATATCCTTTGTCATTTCCTGGATCTGCCTGATGGCTTCATCATTCGTCCGATAACCGCGTCCAATCAATAATGTACGGTCATCGAGCCAGACGAGGTCTCCTCCATCAGCCATCGCATCCCCTGTTAGTTCTCCTACTATAGGAATGTTCTTTTCCAGTAAAAATTGTTTGTAAGCCTCAGCCTCAGGCTGGCGCAGCTTTTTCCCTGATTTTAAAATAATTGCCCCATTTTTCGTAAACTTCACAGGGTCGTGGGCATAAATCGAGTCTAATCCAACTGTCTCTGAAACAGGTAAAAATTCAATTTCAGCAACATGTTCTTTAATAATTGCATGGAACTTTTCAAATTCATTTTGTGCCTTTATGTAGTCCGGTTCATTGATGTAGTTAAACTTTTTCCATTCATTCCTTAAATGCTCTTGACTGATAAAAGCATGCTTAGGATGTTTTAAAATAACCTTGTTAAGATTTTTGTGCATCGAAGATAACAAGTTTCATCAAACCTCCTTTTTTCCGCATAGTGGAAAACATTTTCTTTTAATGGAAACTCTTACTATGATATTATAAAAAGTAGAAAAGCATGTCAATATATTTCGAATTTACTGATTAATTAATTTATAGGGGTTGATTAAAATGCAAACCATTGACCGTGCTATGCAAGTAATAAAAGTCTTATCGGAAAGTGATAGTAAAAAGTGGTTTTCAATTACAGACTTATCCAAGGAATGTGACTTGCCTGTCAGTACCATGCACCGTCTGCTACAATCCTTAATAAAGCACGGATTAATTCAGCAGGACCCGAACCTCAAACTTTATTCAATGGGGTATACTTGGCTTGAATATGGTTTACAGATGTATGATACCTTTGATTTTGTCGGGCTAATCCGCCCTGAAATGGAGAAATTAATGCATGAGGTAGAAGAAAGTGTTTATTTTAGTAAGCCCATAGGCTTAGAAGCTATCGTTGTGGAAAGAATCGATTGCCCACATAACCCAATCCGGATTTATGATCAACTGGGAATCAGAATCCCAATGAATATTGGGGCAGCAAACAAAGTCATGCTGGCACATATGCATAAGGACGAAGCAGGAAAAATCATCAATAGTTTAATTCCAAAAGATGAAAGGAAGTCCTTTTTGAATCTGCTAAATACAATTCGCCAAAAAGGCTATGGAGAGAGCCATGGAGAAAGAACAAAAGGTACCTCCGCTGTCGCAGCTCCAATATTTAATCACACCAACGAATTAATCGGTGCATTAAGCATTGGTTACGTAACCTTCAACCAAACAGACGAAAAACAACAGTTATTTATCGAAAAAGTTATCCAAACCGCAATGCGCATTTCTGTAAAACTTGGGAGTAAACTTAATATTTATTCAGAAAAAAGATATTAACAATGGGCAGGTCCTAAAAAAACACTCTTCCGATAATCGGAAAGAGTGTTTTTTGTTTCATTATGAATCCAGACTGAGAAATTAACAGTGTATTGCAAAAAGGTTTTAAGGACAAAACTAGATACGGAGAAAAGAAGCAATCAGCCGAAAAAACTGAAAAAGAAGAATCGATGGCGAAAGGGAAGAACGGGTGATTCAAGCAAGTGAAAATGGTATTCCAGGAGGAATCGTAATGACAAAGAAAGAGGTACTTAAATTACTAGTACTCATTGAATCGGTTTATTCCAACTGCATCCTCAAGGACGAGACGGTTTTGCAATGGTTCGAATCTTGTTCAGAAATGGACTTTGACAAGGTGATGGCGAAGTTGAAACATCACATACGAAAAAGCCCTTTTCCACCTGCGATTACTGACATTGCTGTATTTTCATATGAAGAAAATGATTTTCCAGATACATTACAAGAATGGATGAAGATAGGACGGGAGAGAATTGAACCCGAACATAACCATACCGAACGAATAATCATACCTGCCTGGCTTGCCGAATACTCGATAAGGAAAACTGTTTGAAAACCCCTAAACTAATTCAACTTCGTCGACTTATATTAATTTCATATTCAGATTTCTGATGTCTTGAAACGTATTTATTATTCGTTACCCAGAAACGCCAAGGATAATCTCTGGCTTCACCGGAGTTATCGATTCCAATCCTTTTTCCGACTGATATGCTTTCCCGAATAAACCCTTTGGCTATATATAAAGGTGGGAGCGTGAGTGAACTCCCATAGTCTTCCATTGAAATGCCCAATGATTTAGTCAGTTTTCCAGGACCGTTTGTTAGATTTTTCAGGTCATCAATACCTCTTCTGCTTTTCATAAGTTCGATCCCGTAACGAGGTTCCAACGCGCGGATCAAAACAGCCTCCGGTTTTTTTTCACCGCCGCTGACCACATTAAAAAGGCAATGTGTATGCATCAGATATGTATAGGAAAGGCCGGAACTTTGGAACATAACCTCAGTCCTTGCCGTCCGCCGGTTATTATAGCTATGTGCAGCCCTATCACCGGGACCTATGTATGCCTCTGTTTCTACAATATATCCTGCAGCCATTCCCTGAGGTGTTTCTTTTACAAGGAGACATCCTAGCAATGCCTTTGCTAGTTCAAGTGTGGGCTGTTCATAAAATTCCTGGGGTAGTGGAATGATTTCTTTAAGAAATTCTTGCAATTCTGATGCC from Neobacillus sp. CF12 encodes:
- a CDS encoding IclR family transcriptional regulator, which encodes MQTIDRAMQVIKVLSESDSKKWFSITDLSKECDLPVSTMHRLLQSLIKHGLIQQDPNLKLYSMGYTWLEYGLQMYDTFDFVGLIRPEMEKLMHEVEESVYFSKPIGLEAIVVERIDCPHNPIRIYDQLGIRIPMNIGAANKVMLAHMHKDEAGKIINSLIPKDERKSFLNLLNTIRQKGYGESHGERTKGTSAVAAPIFNHTNELIGALSIGYVTFNQTDEKQQLFIEKVIQTAMRISVKLGSKLNIYSEKRY
- a CDS encoding DNA-3-methyladenine glycosylase; translation: MQEFLKEIIPLPQEFYEQPTLELAKALLGCLLVKETPQGMAAGYIVETEAYIGPGDRAAHSYNNRRTARTEVMFQSSGLSYTYLMHTHCLFNVVSGGEKKPEAVLIRALEPRYGIELMKSRRGIDDLKNLTNGPGKLTKSLGISMEDYGSSLTLPPLYIAKGFIRESISVGKRIGIDNSGEARDYPWRFWVTNNKYVSRHQKSEYEINISRRS